One stretch of Asterias rubens chromosome 8, eAstRub1.3, whole genome shotgun sequence DNA includes these proteins:
- the LOC117293662 gene encoding 25S rRNA (adenine(645)-N(1))-methyltransferase-like isoform X1 gives MLKYSSQTKKMDSFSVCGSDDWGEAPDTKDLHSRLFTQSTGSKDQPRGKKSKVNKQNGAKTLNPQTESIKVAYKTPETPQPKSSQEKTDDAQAHGSDKRGTKKKRKMDTNESRMSVEMQASASHEEKTKVEVGIKKRLQSEASTPSEPISVLEKKKRKRKPRNNKFKSHQEVQTLKPDHGLTPSTKEQTETMNESNSNVESNTSTKSQRKKLKRRGKDSSVSQTKNQRTKSNIQKSTLEKVTNIQQQRTKTSTTGKLNNKKNKSQSDKVNKKDLKTATEVNIQQARAHFESLSKEKDKGDTKESLNVDNDEDAFNGSNEPPPDHTAKQTLKSKMEARLNSAHFRYLNEQLYKTTGSEAYQMMSHDREAFEIYHSGFSQQVKQWPVNPVDIFIEHLNTRPAILTVGDFGCGEARIAQSVKQTVHSFDFCSLNRHVTVCDMEKVPLQSNSLDIAIFCLSLMGTNWMNYIKEANRVLKMKGQLKIAEVASRFTSFTEFLKIMKQLGFQKESTDFSNKIFIMMEFSKQSSAKKVLPEKGEMLRPCLYKKR, from the exons ATGCTCAAATATTCTTCTCAAACTAAAAAG ATGGATTCTTTTAGTGTCTGTGGTTCAGACGACTGGGGTGAGGCACCCGATACCAAAGATCTTCATAGTCGGCTATTTACTCAGTCTACTGGTTCTAAAGATCAACCAAGAGGAAAG AaatcaaaagtaaacaaacagaATGGCGCTAAAACTCTGAATCCCCAGACTGAAAGCATCAAAGTTGCATACAAAACTCCAGAAACACCACAGCCAAAGTCTTCACAAGAAAAAACTGACGATGCACAAGCTCATGGCTCTGACAAAAGAGGGACCAAGAAGAAAAGGAAAATGGACACCAATGAAAGCAGGATGTCAGTGGAGATGCAAGCATCTGCAAGTCATGAAGAGAAGACTAAGGTGGAAGTTGGGATAAAGAAAAGACTTCAATCTGAGGCATCTACTCCAAGTGAGCCTATCAGTGTTTTAGAGAAAAAGAAGCGGAAACGAAAACCAAGGaataacaaatttaagagtCATCAAGAGGTTCAAACTTTAAAACCTGATCATGGATTGACACCATCAACCAAAGAACAAACAGAAACTATGAACGAATCGAATTCAAATGTGGAATCAAATACGAGTACAAAAAGTcagagaaaaaaattgaaaagaagaGGGAAAGACAGTTCTGTGTCGCAGACAAAGAACCAAAGAACTAAGTCAAATATACAAAAAAGTACCTTGGAGAAAGTAACCAACATCCAACAACAACGGACTAAGACCAGTACTACTGGCAAGTTGAACAACAAAAAGAACAAATCACAATCggacaaagtaaacaaaaaagatttaaaGACAGCAACAGAAGTAAACATTCAACAAGCCCGAGCACATTTTGAGAGTTTGagtaaagaaaaagacaaaggagaCACGAAAGAGTCTTTGAATGTGGATAACGATGAAGACGCCTTCAATGGCTCCAACGAACCTCCACCAGACCACACTGCAAAGCAGACTCTCAAGTCCAAAATGGAAGCACGACTTAATTCTGCGCATTTTCGCTATCTGAATGAGCAGCTCTACAAGACCACTGGGTCTGAAGCCTACCAGATGATGTCACATGACAGGGAGGCGTTTGAGATTTATCACAGCGGATTCTCTCAGCAGGTCAAACAGTGGCCGGTTAATCCTGTAGATATCTTCATTGAACATCTCAACACAAG gCCAGCGATTCTTACTGTTGGTGACTTTGGTTGTGGAGAGGCACGCATTGCACAGAGTGTGAAACAAACGGTACACTCCTTTGATTTCTGTTCTCTCAATCGGCATGTGACAGTGTGTGATATGGAAAAG GTACCCTTGCAGAGCAATAGTCTTGACATAGCCATATTCTGCCTGTCCCTGATGGGTACCAACTGGATGAATTACATCAAGGAAGCTAATAGGGTTCTCAAAATGAA GGGTCAGCTGAAGATAGCTGAGGTTGCCAGTAGGTTCACATCATTTACAGAGTTCCTTAAGATCATGAAACAActtggatttcaaaaagagtcaACG gatTTTTCCAACAAGATTTTCATTATGATGGAATTCTCTAAGCAAAGCTCTGCGAAGAAGGTGCTACCGGAGAAAGGAGAGATGTTGAGACCTTGCCTCTACAAGAAACGATGA
- the LOC117293662 gene encoding ribosomal RNA-processing protein 8-like isoform X2, translating to MDSFSVCGSDDWGEAPDTKDLHSRLFTQSTGSKDQPRGKKSKVNKQNGAKTLNPQTESIKVAYKTPETPQPKSSQEKTDDAQAHGSDKRGTKKKRKMDTNESRMSVEMQASASHEEKTKVEVGIKKRLQSEASTPSEPISVLEKKKRKRKPRNNKFKSHQEVQTLKPDHGLTPSTKEQTETMNESNSNVESNTSTKSQRKKLKRRGKDSSVSQTKNQRTKSNIQKSTLEKVTNIQQQRTKTSTTGKLNNKKNKSQSDKVNKKDLKTATEVNIQQARAHFESLSKEKDKGDTKESLNVDNDEDAFNGSNEPPPDHTAKQTLKSKMEARLNSAHFRYLNEQLYKTTGSEAYQMMSHDREAFEIYHSGFSQQVKQWPVNPVDIFIEHLNTRPAILTVGDFGCGEARIAQSVKQTVHSFDFCSLNRHVTVCDMEKVPLQSNSLDIAIFCLSLMGTNWMNYIKEANRVLKMKGQLKIAEVASRFTSFTEFLKIMKQLGFQKESTDFSNKIFIMMEFSKQSSAKKVLPEKGEMLRPCLYKKR from the exons ATGGATTCTTTTAGTGTCTGTGGTTCAGACGACTGGGGTGAGGCACCCGATACCAAAGATCTTCATAGTCGGCTATTTACTCAGTCTACTGGTTCTAAAGATCAACCAAGAGGAAAG AaatcaaaagtaaacaaacagaATGGCGCTAAAACTCTGAATCCCCAGACTGAAAGCATCAAAGTTGCATACAAAACTCCAGAAACACCACAGCCAAAGTCTTCACAAGAAAAAACTGACGATGCACAAGCTCATGGCTCTGACAAAAGAGGGACCAAGAAGAAAAGGAAAATGGACACCAATGAAAGCAGGATGTCAGTGGAGATGCAAGCATCTGCAAGTCATGAAGAGAAGACTAAGGTGGAAGTTGGGATAAAGAAAAGACTTCAATCTGAGGCATCTACTCCAAGTGAGCCTATCAGTGTTTTAGAGAAAAAGAAGCGGAAACGAAAACCAAGGaataacaaatttaagagtCATCAAGAGGTTCAAACTTTAAAACCTGATCATGGATTGACACCATCAACCAAAGAACAAACAGAAACTATGAACGAATCGAATTCAAATGTGGAATCAAATACGAGTACAAAAAGTcagagaaaaaaattgaaaagaagaGGGAAAGACAGTTCTGTGTCGCAGACAAAGAACCAAAGAACTAAGTCAAATATACAAAAAAGTACCTTGGAGAAAGTAACCAACATCCAACAACAACGGACTAAGACCAGTACTACTGGCAAGTTGAACAACAAAAAGAACAAATCACAATCggacaaagtaaacaaaaaagatttaaaGACAGCAACAGAAGTAAACATTCAACAAGCCCGAGCACATTTTGAGAGTTTGagtaaagaaaaagacaaaggagaCACGAAAGAGTCTTTGAATGTGGATAACGATGAAGACGCCTTCAATGGCTCCAACGAACCTCCACCAGACCACACTGCAAAGCAGACTCTCAAGTCCAAAATGGAAGCACGACTTAATTCTGCGCATTTTCGCTATCTGAATGAGCAGCTCTACAAGACCACTGGGTCTGAAGCCTACCAGATGATGTCACATGACAGGGAGGCGTTTGAGATTTATCACAGCGGATTCTCTCAGCAGGTCAAACAGTGGCCGGTTAATCCTGTAGATATCTTCATTGAACATCTCAACACAAG gCCAGCGATTCTTACTGTTGGTGACTTTGGTTGTGGAGAGGCACGCATTGCACAGAGTGTGAAACAAACGGTACACTCCTTTGATTTCTGTTCTCTCAATCGGCATGTGACAGTGTGTGATATGGAAAAG GTACCCTTGCAGAGCAATAGTCTTGACATAGCCATATTCTGCCTGTCCCTGATGGGTACCAACTGGATGAATTACATCAAGGAAGCTAATAGGGTTCTCAAAATGAA GGGTCAGCTGAAGATAGCTGAGGTTGCCAGTAGGTTCACATCATTTACAGAGTTCCTTAAGATCATGAAACAActtggatttcaaaaagagtcaACG gatTTTTCCAACAAGATTTTCATTATGATGGAATTCTCTAAGCAAAGCTCTGCGAAGAAGGTGCTACCGGAGAAAGGAGAGATGTTGAGACCTTGCCTCTACAAGAAACGATGA
- the LOC117293213 gene encoding uncharacterized protein LOC117293213 — protein sequence MTCNSQNGKPRVNVDIVSRDETWQQWSNPSSYIFRDVIATDNGSSYNCRMTSSGSRLSGMERTCTIGPMTVVPMTTPSITTTQPTTEHPDASINSTAASQQPTSLEIATASKEGADGAPSSISALPWIVAFLVTLLLLVILVIINIIFIVKHLQKSKSKETVQTNTVKTGSAEEQFKGDKVQFKGDKAFYKVPTSKETLQDQYCRQKVKNGSKVSEEDVSVYEVATKLQRPVYQNVKF from the coding sequence ATGACATGTAACTCTCAGAATGGTAAACCTAGAGTAAATGTGGATATTGTATCAAGAGATGAAACTTGGCAGCAGTGGAGTAACCCTAGCAGTTATATATTCCGAGATGTTATAGCAACTGATAACGGCTCTTCATATAACTGTAGGATGACCTCCAGTGGATCAAGGTTATCTGGTATGGAACGAACTTGCACCATTGGTCCAATGACTGTGGTTCCTATGACAACACCATCAATCACAACAACCCAACCAACAACAGAGCATCCTGATGCATCTATTAATAGTACAGCAGCATCACAACAACCAACGTCTTTGGAAATTGCAACAGCATCTAAAGAAGGCGCTGATGGGGCCCCCTCATCCATATCTGCCCTCCCTTGGATTGTCGCATTCCTGGTCACTCTTCTGCTGCTTGTTATCTTGGTCATCATCAACATCATCTTCATTGTCAAGCATCTGCAAAAATCTAAGAGCAAGGAAACGGTTCAAACCAACACAGTGAAGACCGGCAGTGCCGAGGAACAGTTTAAAGGTGACAAGGTACAGTTTAAAGGTGACAAAGCATTTTACAAGGTCCCGACATCCAAAGAGACTTTACAAGATCAATACTGTagacaaaaagtgaaaaacggTAGTAAAGTATCAGAGGAAGATGTCTCAGTCTATGAAGTGGCAACAAAATTACAGAGACCTGTTTATCAGAATGTAAAGTTTTGA